The DNA region GCCATTAAAGTGGCAGAGGGGGAGAAACGCGCACAGATACTCAAGGCGGAGGGCGCCAGGGAAGCAGCATTCCTGGAAGCTGAGGCGCGTGAGCGCGAGGCCCAGGCAGAAGCCAAAGCCACCCAGTTTGTCAGCGACGCCATTGCGGCAGGCAATCCCCAGGCGATCAATTACTTTATTGCACAAAAATACGTGGATGCCCTGGGTACATTGGCGGCTTCGGATAATGGAAAAGTTATTTTAATGCCGCTCGAAGCCTCCAGTGTGATTGGTTCAATCGGCGGTATTAATGAGCTTATTAAATCAGCGGTTGATTCCTCGGCTAAAAAATAGGTGTAGCCATGATCGATTTTTTTCTGAACCTGCAGGCCTGGCATTGGCTGACACTTGGCATTTTTGTGTTGATCCTTGAGCTGTTGGGCGCGGGGGGATTTTTGCTGGGGATCGGTATTGCCTCATTGGTTGTAGCGAGTGTGTTGGCGCTGGTTCCCGGACTGGGATGGCATTGGCAGTTCGTTATTTTTGCTGTGTTGTCTGTCGTTGTAACACTGGTGTATTGGAAACGCTTCCGTCGCTTTAATGAAAAAACAGAGCAGCCATTACTCAATTCACGTGTACAGAGACTGATTGGCCGCAAGGTGCCTTTATTAACGCCTATTACCAATGGTCGCGGTAAAGTCCAGATTGAAGATGCCTTATGGACGGTTTCGGCAACACGGGAGCTTGCACAGGGGACGGCCGTTGTGGTTACCGGTGCAGAAGGCATGACGCTTTTGGTGGAAGCCGTAGAAACTGTGGCAGATGAGAGTAGTACTTAACGATAAGAACCCATGAAACGAGCTTTGGTTTTATCGGGCGGTGGTGCCCGCGCTGCCTATCAGGTAGGTGTGTTGCAGGCACTGGCTGAATTAATTCCCGATTCGCTGGAAAATCCATTTCCGATTATTTGCGGCACTTCTGCAGGGGCGATCAATGCACTGGCATTGGCTGCACATTCCGGTGGGTTTAAGTCGGCGGTTAACTCCCTTGCCGGTATTTGGCAAAGCCTGGAAGTTGGCCAGGTCTATAAATACGATTGGTGGGATATTGTCAAAGGTGTAGGTTATGTCGGTATGTCGCTGTTCAACCAGGGGGTTGGCAGTGGCAGGCCATTATCGCTATTGGATAATGCGCCACTGTGGACCCTCCTTGGCAACACCATCAATTTTGAAAACCTGGATAAGGTGATCGCAGATCGAAAACTCTGGGCAGTCAGTGTCTCGGCAACCGGGTATACCTCCGGGCACTCGGTGAGCTTTTTCCAGGGGCAGCCGGAAATTGAAGCCTGGGCGCGTTATCGCCGACTGGGAATGCGCACCCAGTTGCGTCTGGAACACTTGATTGCATCCTCCGCCATTCCCACGATTTTTCCGGCAGTCAGGATTGACCGTGAATATTTTGGTGATGGAGCCCTGCGTCAGTTAGCACCGATCAGCCCGGCATTGCACCTGGGGGCGGATGCGCTGTTTGTGATTGGTGTCAGCGGCAATCGCCGTGCAAGCAAGGCGAACCGCCGTGTGCCTCTGCGCCATTCTCCCTCGATGGGACAAATTATCGGCCACCTGTTTAACAGTGCCTTTGTGGATGCGCTGGATAGCGACCTTGAGCATTTGGAGCGAATGAACGAGCTGCTTCACTTTATTCCTGAGCAGCAGCGCCTGGATGCCGGTATCCAGCTTCGCCCGGTGGACAATATGGTGATTTCTCCCACGGCGCCGCTGGATGTTATCGCTGGCCGCAATATTCGCTATTTGCCCAATAGCCTGCGTTTTTTCCTGCGCGCCATAGGGGCGACGGCTCGCGGTGGCGGTGCAACTGCTGCCAGTTATTTATTGTTTTCTAATGAGTTCATTACTGACCTGATGGAGTTGGGACGGCAGGATGCGTTGGCGGATGCCGAAAACATCAAGGCGTTTTTTGCAGAGCGTTAAGTCCCTGATTGTGAACCCTAAAAAACGCCGCGGTTGCGGCGTTTTTTAGGGTCGGTGTGCACACACTATCAGGCGCGACGGCGGAACAGCGGCAGTGGCTGATCAACAGACGCCTGATAATATTCCTGGAAGTCGTTCAGGGATTTTACGGCTTCTTCCAAACTGGTTTCACTATTGGCAAATGCAAAGGCGTTGACACCGCAGCGGCGCAAATAACACAGTTGGTCGCGGATAAAGTTGCCAATCGCGCGCAACTCGCCGGTAAAACCATAGCGTTCGCGCAGCAGGCGCGCACTGGAAAAAGCCCGGCCATCCATAAAGAGCGGGAAGTTAACGGCAATCACCGGGAAGCGTTTGGCGTCTTCACCAATCTGCTCTGCGCTTTCATCGCTGTCCAGCCACACACCTATATCGGTGCGCGCCTGCAGGCTGTCTTTCTGTGCATTCCACACGGAGAGGGGCACAATCACCTGGCCAGCAGGTACTTCTGCACTGATGGCATCCGCTTCGGGTTTGGCGAGCAGTGTCCAGGTATCATCGACGATAGCGCCATCTTTAATGAGCTTTGACATAAACTTTCTCCTTGAAGGGAGCAGCACCTATACGGCGGTAGGTGTCGATAAACAATTCTTCATCGGTGCGGTTGGCAACATAAACGTCGACAATTTTTTGAATAACCGATGGCATTTCCTCGGCGCTGAACGATGGGCCAAGTACATCGCCCAGTGACGCATCGTTACTGGCGTTACCGCCCAGTTGCACCTGATAGAACTCACGTCCGCCCTTGTCCACACCCAGGATGCCGATGTGACCCACATGGTGATGGCCGCAGGCATTCATGCAGCCGGAGATATTCAAATCGAGGTCGCCCAGGTCGTATACATAATCCAGGTCTTCAAACTGGCGCTGGATGGCTTCGGCAATAGGAATGGATTTGGCATTGGCGAGTGAACAAAAATCGCCGCCGGGGCAGCAGATAATATCGGTGATGGTGCCGATGTTGGGGGTCGCGAAGCCGGCAGCTTTGGCTTTTTGCCAGAGGCTGAACAACTCGGTTTTCTTCACATCGGCCAGCACCACATTTTGCTCATGGGTGGTACGCGCTTCGCTGAAGCTGAATTCATCGGCCAGGTCGGCAATGATTTCCAGCTGGGTATCGGTGATATCACCCGGCGCCACACCGGTGGGCTTGAGTGACAGGGTGACGGCGGCATAGCCGGGCACCTTGTGGCTGCGCACATTGCGCTGCAACCATTTGCTAAAGGCGAGGTTGTCAGCGGCTTGCGCTTCCAATGCAGCCTGGGCGGCATTGTCATCAATCGTGTCGTAGGCGGGGGCGGTGAAGAAGCCCTTGGCGCGCTCGATTTCTTCACGTGTCAACTTGTTGTAGCCGTCTTTCAGGTGCTGCCATTCATCTTCGACTTTTTGTGCGAAGACTTCCGGAGTCAGGGCGCGTACCAGGATTTTGATGCGGGCCTTGTATTTGTTATCGCGGCGACCGTAGAGGTTATACACGCGCAGGATGGCTTCCAAATAGGAGAGCAGGTCCGCTTCCGGCAGGAAATCGCGTATGACGGCACCTATACAGGGGGTGCGGCCCAAACCGCCACCCACATAGACCTGGAAGCCTACATCGCCCTTATCGCTGAGCAGGATCTGCAGGCCGATATCGTGTACCTGTACGGCGGCGCGATCCCGGGTGGAACCGGTCACGGCAATTTTGAATTTACGCGGCAGGAAGGCGAACTCCGGATGGAAGCTGGACCATTGGCGAATAATTTCACAGTAGGGGCGAGGATCGACGCTTTCGTCGGGCGCTATACCGGCAAACTGATCCGAGGTGGTGTTGCGAATACAGTTACCGCTCGACTGGGTACCGTGCATTCCCACTTCAGCCAACTCGGCGAGGATATCGGGTACTTCGGTCAGGTCGGGCCAGTTGTACTGGATGTTCTGGCGAGTACTGACATGGCAATAGCCTTTATCGTAGTGGCGTGCGATATGCGCCAACTTGCGCAATTGGGTGGAGTTGATCATGCCGTAGGGCACATTAATGCGTAGCATAGGCGCCAGGCGCTGGACATAGAGGCCATTTTGTAAACGCAGCGGCAGGAACTGTTCCGGCGGAAGCTCACCCGCCAGAAAACGGGTAGTCTGATCGCGAAACTGGGCGATACGCTGACGCAAAATGCTGTGGTCGTATTCGTCGTAGATATACATCGGGGTACCGGTTGCTTGGGTCTTAAAATAAGGCGCGCAGGATACAGGAAAAGAGCCCTTCCCGCGAGTTTTGGGGCCGAAAAATAGCAGTCCTGGCGACAAATGTGAACAAACCTTTGGCGCTAAGCATGTTCCTGAAAGTTATCCATCTGCACAGTGTTTTACGCTTATCGACTGCACTGATAAGAAGCCTCCTGGTATCGATCGATGAAGCCGGTGTATAGCGGGGCTGGTATCATGGCACTCCCTGTTAATTGCATAAAATACTATGGCCAGTCCAATCGATCAGTTGATTGTCCTTCCCCCTTGTCAGGAGGACATTGAGTTGTTGCGTGAAGATGAGGATTTCCTGCTGATCCACAAACCCACACGCTTGCTCAGCGTGCCCGGTCGCCATCCGCAAAACCGCGATTCCGTCATTGCCCGCCTGCTACCGGATTATCCGGGGGCGACCATCGTCCATCGCCTGGATTTTGATACCTCCGGGGTCATGGTCATTCCTCTGAACAAGCCGGCCTTATCCCATATCAGCAAGCAGTTCCAGGCCCGAAGTGTCAGCAAACACTACACCGCAGTGGTCGCTGGCCTGGTCGGGCAGGAGCAAGGTGTGATTGACCTGCCCATAGCATCGGGAGAGGGGCCTACCTATAAAATTTGCAGGACAAGCGGCAAGCCATCAGTGACGGAGTTTCGTGTACTGGCGCGCGATCAGGCGGCTAACACCAGCCGTTTGGTGTTGCACCCGATTACCGGGCGCTCCCACCAGCTGCGTTTGCATTTGCAGGCCATAGGTC from Cellvibrio japonicus Ueda107 includes:
- a CDS encoding NfeD family protein, whose amino-acid sequence is MIDFFLNLQAWHWLTLGIFVLILELLGAGGFLLGIGIASLVVASVLALVPGLGWHWQFVIFAVLSVVVTLVYWKRFRRFNEKTEQPLLNSRVQRLIGRKVPLLTPITNGRGKVQIEDALWTVSATRELAQGTAVVVTGAEGMTLLVEAVETVADESST
- a CDS encoding patatin-like phospholipase family protein; amino-acid sequence: MKRALVLSGGGARAAYQVGVLQALAELIPDSLENPFPIICGTSAGAINALALAAHSGGFKSAVNSLAGIWQSLEVGQVYKYDWWDIVKGVGYVGMSLFNQGVGSGRPLSLLDNAPLWTLLGNTINFENLDKVIADRKLWAVSVSATGYTSGHSVSFFQGQPEIEAWARYRRLGMRTQLRLEHLIASSAIPTIFPAVRIDREYFGDGALRQLAPISPALHLGADALFVIGVSGNRRASKANRRVPLRHSPSMGQIIGHLFNSAFVDALDSDLEHLERMNELLHFIPEQQRLDAGIQLRPVDNMVISPTAPLDVIAGRNIRYLPNSLRFFLRAIGATARGGGATAASYLLFSNEFITDLMELGRQDALADAENIKAFFAER
- a CDS encoding DUF934 domain-containing protein, with protein sequence MSKLIKDGAIVDDTWTLLAKPEADAISAEVPAGQVIVPLSVWNAQKDSLQARTDIGVWLDSDESAEQIGEDAKRFPVIAVNFPLFMDGRAFSSARLLRERYGFTGELRAIGNFIRDQLCYLRRCGVNAFAFANSETSLEEAVKSLNDFQEYYQASVDQPLPLFRRRA
- a CDS encoding nitrite/sulfite reductase codes for the protein MYIYDEYDHSILRQRIAQFRDQTTRFLAGELPPEQFLPLRLQNGLYVQRLAPMLRINVPYGMINSTQLRKLAHIARHYDKGYCHVSTRQNIQYNWPDLTEVPDILAELAEVGMHGTQSSGNCIRNTTSDQFAGIAPDESVDPRPYCEIIRQWSSFHPEFAFLPRKFKIAVTGSTRDRAAVQVHDIGLQILLSDKGDVGFQVYVGGGLGRTPCIGAVIRDFLPEADLLSYLEAILRVYNLYGRRDNKYKARIKILVRALTPEVFAQKVEDEWQHLKDGYNKLTREEIERAKGFFTAPAYDTIDDNAAQAALEAQAADNLAFSKWLQRNVRSHKVPGYAAVTLSLKPTGVAPGDITDTQLEIIADLADEFSFSEARTTHEQNVVLADVKKTELFSLWQKAKAAGFATPNIGTITDIICCPGGDFCSLANAKSIPIAEAIQRQFEDLDYVYDLGDLDLNISGCMNACGHHHVGHIGILGVDKGGREFYQVQLGGNASNDASLGDVLGPSFSAEEMPSVIQKIVDVYVANRTDEELFIDTYRRIGAAPFKEKVYVKAH
- a CDS encoding RluA family pseudouridine synthase: MASPIDQLIVLPPCQEDIELLREDEDFLLIHKPTRLLSVPGRHPQNRDSVIARLLPDYPGATIVHRLDFDTSGVMVIPLNKPALSHISKQFQARSVSKHYTAVVAGLVGQEQGVIDLPIASGEGPTYKICRTSGKPSVTEFRVLARDQAANTSRLVLHPITGRSHQLRLHLQAIGHPILGCEFYGGTYASAAPRLLLHATDLGFRHPSTGASVFIERMPDF